Sequence from the bacterium genome:
GGCCATGGCCCTCTTGGATAAGGCCAATACCGGAAAGTACGGACACCCGGAGATCACCAGCGTCAAATTGGATGTCGGCAAGAATCCAGGCATCCTGATCAGCGGGCACGACCTGAGGGACCTGGAAGAACTGCTGGAGCAGACCAAGGGCCAGGGGGTGGACGTTTACACCCACGGCGAGATGCTGCCGGCCAACGCCTATCCGGCCTTCAAGAAATACGCCAATTTCCACGGCAATTACGGCGGCTCCTGGTGGCACCAGAATGAGGAGTTCGAAAAGTTCAACGGCCCGGTGCTGATGACCACCAACTGCCTGGTTCCGCCCAAGGACAGCTACAAGGACCGGGTGTTCACCACCGGGGTGGTGGGCTTCCCGGGAATGAAGCACATTGCCGACCGCCAGCCGGGGAAGCAGAAGGATTTTTCCGCCGTCATCGCCATGGCCCAAAAGTCCAAGGCGCCGGAGAAACTGGAGGACGGCCAGCTGACCATCGGCTTTGCCCATAACCAGGTGCTGGCCCTGGCCCCCAAGGTGATAGAAGCCGTGAAAAGCGGTGCCATCAAGCGTTTTGTGGTGATGGCCGGCTGCGACGGCCGGCACAAGTCGCGGGAATATTTCACCGACATAGCCAAGGCCCTGCCCAAGGATGCGGTGATCCTGACCGCCGGCTGCGCCAAGTACCGCTACAACAAGCTGAACCTGGGCGACATCGGTGGCATCCCAAGGGTCTTAGACGCCGGGCAGTGCAATGACAGCTACTCGCTGGTCTTGATCGCTTTGGCGTTGAAGGATGCCTTTGGTTTAAAGGACGTCAACGAACTGCCATTGAGCTTTGACATTGCCTGGTACGAGCAAAAGGCGGTGCTGGTGCTGCTGGCCTTGCTGCATTTGGGAGTGAAGAACATCCACCTGGGCCCGACCCTGCCGGCCTTCGTGTCGCCCAATGTGCTGAAGGTGCTGGTGGAGAAGTTCAATGTCCAGCCCACGGCGGGGGTGGAGGAGGATGTGAAGAAGATGATGGCTGGGACCTAACCCCCTTTTATTCCCCCTTCCCCGTGAGGGAAGGGGGAAATGAACAGTAAGCTGACATTGAAAAAGCCGTGGCGTTATGCCACGGCTTTTTGCGTCCCTTCCCTTTTGGGGAAGGGATTGAGGCGATGCAATGAGCCTTCTGGCTAGCATTACATACGAATTGGTTAGGTCAAAACAGCTTTTTGTACTCCCCGTAACCTTCCTTCTCCAGCTCCTCCACCGGGATGAACCTCAGCGAGGCCGAGTTGATGCAATAGCGCAAACCTGTCGGCTGGGGGCCGTCATCGAATACGTGCCCCAGGTGGGAGTCTCCGGCCTGGCTGCGCACTTCGGTCCTGGTCCGGCCGAAACCGGTGTCCTTCTTTTCCACCACCAGGCTTGTCTCCAAGGGCTTGGTAAAGCTGGGCCAGCCGCAGTCGGAATCGAACTTGTCCTTTGAGCTGAACAGGGGCTGGCCGGTGGTGATGTCCACGTAAATGCCTTCACGCTTCTCATCCCAGTATTTGTTGGCAAAGGGCGGCTCGGTGGCGCTCTTCTGGGTGACCTGGTATTCCAGGGACGAGAGCTTTTTCTTAAGCTCCTTATCGCCGGGCTTGGAATAAGTTTTGACGGCAGGAGAATCCTTCCAGAGCTTCTTTAGCGCCGCCTCGCGGCCGGACATCACCTTGTAGGTGCTGTAACGGGCCGGGCATTTCTGGTAATACTTCTGGTGGTATTCCTCGGCCGGATAGAAGTTCTTGTAGGCCAGAATGGCCGTGGCTATTGGTTCCTTGAACTTGCCCGAGTTCTGCAGGGCGGCCTTGGATGCTGCGGCCAGTTTCTTTTGCTCCACATTCTGATAAATGACGGCGGTCTGATACTGGGGGCCCTTGTCGGCGAACTGTC
This genomic interval carries:
- the hcp gene encoding hydroxylamine reductase, which codes for MTMFCHQCQETAGNKGCAGARGVCGKPDQVAVLQDLLIHTLKGISYFNTRAKDHGQCDPKASEFVMEQLFATITNVNFDPEYFVKQIDRAREIRDLLKTSAKTGEALPDAATWSVKSGLNEYLLKGAEVGILATANEDVRSLRSLILFGLKGLAAYAHHAYVLDAKDNEILLFMQQALAATLDDGLSADELTGLVLKCGEYGVKAMALLDKANTGKYGHPEITSVKLDVGKNPGILISGHDLRDLEELLEQTKGQGVDVYTHGEMLPANAYPAFKKYANFHGNYGGSWWHQNEEFEKFNGPVLMTTNCLVPPKDSYKDRVFTTGVVGFPGMKHIADRQPGKQKDFSAVIAMAQKSKAPEKLEDGQLTIGFAHNQVLALAPKVIEAVKSGAIKRFVVMAGCDGRHKSREYFTDIAKALPKDAVILTAGCAKYRYNKLNLGDIGGIPRVLDAGQCNDSYSLVLIALALKDAFGLKDVNELPLSFDIAWYEQKAVLVLLALLHLGVKNIHLGPTLPAFVSPNVLKVLVEKFNVQPTAGVEEDVKKMMAGT
- the msrB gene encoding peptide-methionine (R)-S-oxide reductase MsrB produces the protein MTEAATGNKTETAIFAGGCFWCMEHPFDSLPGVKEVMPGYSGGHMKDPTYRDVCSGETGHYEAVRITYDPAKIGYAQLLEHFWRQIDPTDLTGQFADKGPQYQTAVIYQNVEQKKLAAASKAALQNSGKFKEPIATAILAYKNFYPAEEYHQKYYQKCPARYSTYKVMSGREAALKKLWKDSPAVKTYSKPGDKELKKKLSSLEYQVTQKSATEPPFANKYWDEKREGIYVDITTGQPLFSSKDKFDSDCGWPSFTKPLETSLVVEKKDTGFGRTRTEVRSQAGDSHLGHVFDDGPQPTGLRYCINSASLRFIPVEELEKEGYGEYKKLF